In Granulicella mallensis MP5ACTX8, the sequence TGTAAAAAACCCTCCCACGATTGAGCCGGATTTCAAAGTGGAGACGCGCAAAGGGGGGATATGGTTCCTCATTCTGGAGGCCTATGCGAATATTCCCCCCTTGGGGATCAGAATGCTTTGAAGATGCACATGGCCACCCCAATCTCCCAGCTAGGACTGGGAAGGCGCTGGCTGTCTCGCATGGGGGCTCATGCCGCCAGCAACTCACGCAGGGCTGTTCGCGCTTGTGACAAGCGCGCCACAACGGTTCCCACGGGACAGCCCAGAACTGTAGCAATGGAGTGATAGGAGAGATCTTCGAATTCCCGAAGCAAGATGACCTCACAGTACGGAACGGGCAGGCTCCGGACCGCGATTCGCACCTGCTCATCCTCGATCCCGCTCGCAGACGCATGGTGCAAGCCTCCAGGATATCCAACAGCAGAGTGCGGCCCTCTTCTCCTGACGGGAGATTCATCACTCTTCGGATGGCTTCGCCCAACGTCATGAAGCCAGATATCGCGCAAGATTGCGAAGAGCCCTTTCTTGGCGTTGCCGCCTCCCCATGGATTGCCGATCAGCTGCAAGGCACGGGCATAGGTCTCTTGCACCAAGCCTTCGGCATCTTCAGGATTACAGGTTAGGAACAGCGCGTATCTGTACATTGCATCAACGCATTCGATGCAATGTGTTTCCGAGTCACTGGTTGTGTTGTATTTCGTTTGCATGGTCGGTGGTCCTTTTAAGAGACAAGCTCCCCACACATGGCCAGAGCATCTGCCATGCGCTCAGGTTGTGTCTTTCAAACGATGAATTCCGGTCAGTGTTTTATGCGGGTAGTCTCATATCTCCAGAAAACCCCGCCTTACCGCGATTGCCATTGCATGGGTGCGGTCATTCGCCTTGAGCTTCTTCACGAGATTGCTAATATGAAAATTTACGGTTGTCTCCGCAATGCCCAAAATATCTGCGACTTGCTTGTTCGCGTGCCCGTCTCGAATCAAGGCCAGGACTTCGAGCTCGCGAACTGTGAGATGCTCGCCGCCCAGGTGCATTGCTATTTTTGCCGCTACCTCTGGCGGGACGCAGCGTCCACCATCATGTACTGACCGGATGGCAGCGAGGATCTCCGCCTTCGGCATACTCTTGAGCATGTAAGCCGATGCGCCGGCACGCAGTGCCTTTCGTATCTCGACGTCACCTTCCGATGTGGTCAGCATGATGATGCGCGCGCTTTGGAACTCTCTGCGAATGGCCTTCAGCGCCGCAATGCCATCCAGACCAGGCATCCGAAAGTCCATAAGCGTGATATCAGGCCGATGGGTTCTGAATGCGGCTACCGCTTCACTTCCGGAGATAGCCTCCGCCACAAGGTGTAGATCTGGCTCTGAGGTGATCATCGAGTTTAGGCCCTCTCTGAAAATGGGGTGGTCCTCAACGCTCATTACTCGAATTCTCTTTGGGCCCTCCACAACTTGTCTCCATCGTTGTCACGCTTCTTGGCATGGCAATTACCCTGCTGGCTGGTTTCAGCATAGTAGTTTTTAGTGCTGGCGGCCTGTCATCCTAGAGAAATCTACAGGCATGAATTCGCAGTTGTTAGTAGCCCTACCGGATCCGCTGTCGGCACGGCTCAGATGCGTCTAGCAGCTCCGCAATGCGCGCGGAATATATTTTGTCCTGGTGTGTCCCATGGACTAGCTAGTCACGTAACAGGACCGACATGGTCTTTGCCGGATGTTGGTTTGTTGGAGAACAGGTAATAGGGCTTCTTTCATGACCTTCAGCGCCGACCCAACTTCGGCAGCTAGGATGTCCAGATAGAACAGGCCTCGAACGCCGTCCCGCCCTGGCAGCATGGACACCCGTCTGGATCGCGGTGGAACATCCCGCTCCTGGGCGTCCAAATTCCACCCCAGAAGAATCTGCCGACCTGCCCTCCGCAGCTTCCTGGCGTTATAGAAGGAAGCTGCGGAGGCTCATCATTTGCATCGTTATCGCTGTGGATCGGGCAGGGTCAGCGTAAGTTGCGGATCACCCAGCAAGCCGAATTTGCTCTGGAAATACGGCACCACCGAGTTCGCCAGGACCTTCCGGATGTCATCCATCTGGCTACGCGCAACGGCGGTATTCACGTGGTAGCGGCGCGCGTAATCCGTCTGATCGTTCGCGATGTTCTTCTCCACATCGTGAGCGACGGAAAGATTCGCGTCACTACCCTTGTCCGCTCCGTAGCCCAACTCCGCCACATGCGCGCGGTTCTGCATAATGCCGGCCACGGCCTCGTTGATGATGACGCCGACACCATTTTCCAGATGACGGCGTGCGATATCGTCGCCCACCGTCTTTGATAGACCTGAGAACCCGAAGATCGCATGGCCGCTCTCGTGCGCAAAGGTGCCTATGTGCTTGACCAGCGTCTGGTCACTCACGACTCCCGTACCGCCCGTCAGCATCTTCTCGCTCAGGTGGACCTGGTGTCCATCCCAGAACGACGCCGAGTGGTCCTTGTCGCCGCGCAACATGACATAAGGAACCTTGTACGCCGCGACCGCCTCTGCCTCCGCCGTGCCCAGCCAGCTCATCTTCGCGAGGAACAGAAAAGCTGCCGTCTCGTCCGCGACGTCCTTCGCATTGCCCTGCGTGTTCGGATGCCCTACTATCGCCAGCATGTCCTTCTCGGAGAGTCGCGCAACAATCTGTGCGCGCACGACCGCCGGAACGCCAGGGTCCCGCAGCAGCGTGGCGTAGAATTTTCGCTGGGCCTCGTCCTTCACGTCGCCAGTCGCGTGGCCAAGGCGTAACAGAGTCTCTTCAAGCCCCGCACTCCCCGCGACCGGGATGCATCGAGCCAATCCCGCCTTCGTCATACCCTGTGCTTCCCCGCAGAGTTCCCGGTCGATCGGGCTCACCGCGAAAAAGCGGACAGCCTCGCGCACGACGGGGTCCGGGCTTTCAACAAGCGATTGCAGATCATCTTCGGTGATCCAGTCCTTCTTGTGTTTCTTGAGCTCTTCGAAGTGAGAGAGCAACACCTGTGCAGCCGACTTCAGGTTCGTCGAGGTGCCGACCGACTGCGCCGTGGGTGTCTGCATTGGAAGCGGCGGCTTCTCGCTCGCCCACACCGGGCTCTGGCTGTAGAAGCCACACACAACCGCGTACGTCAGCATCGATTTGGCGAGCGATCGGAAGCAAGCGCGCGTCGTCCTGCGCCCTCGGGGCGCGAATAGGTACAGTTTGTTCGTCAAAGTCTTTCCTCCTGGTCGTCCCTGCGTCGTTGCGCTGCGTCACCCTCTCGGGTCACGCAACACGTTCGCGTGGGAGCACTGCCATAACCCGGCCTAGCCGAGGATATTCCCCTCTGTCTCTCGCCATCTCCGCCGAGCGGGGCCGGGTCGATCTGGGTGGACTGCCCTTCTGTTGCGTTGGCAAGGCGCGGCGAACTCAGGGCGTACGTTCAATCCCGAGACTTCGCCGGCCTCGCTCTATGCCATCTGCAGCGCCCTACCTCGACGACCTGGCGATGCTGTGCGCCGCTTCGACGATTACCGCAGTTACCGCATCCGGATGTGACAGCATCGGCACATGACCCGATGCCAGCCAAGTCGCCTTCGCGTGGATCTTCTCGGCTTCGGCCTTATAGAGTGCCGGGTCGATCATCTGGTCCTGTTCGCCTGCGATCAGCCAACTCGGCTTCGTCTTCCATGCTGCGGCGGAGACAGGCTCGTCAAAATTGGCTGCTCTGATGGGTCCCTGCGTCACAGCTAGCAGGTTCGACTCAGCGGCCGGAACGTCAGGGGCGAAGTGCTTTGCGATGTCCCCGGGCGAGAGGGTGAGATACCCGGAGGAGTCCGCGATCGGGTGCAGGAGGCCCGGCGGGGTAGGATATGGCTTGCCCATCTCGCCTGCGGACTGTCCCTCGCTGGGAGCGAATGCCGAGACATAGACCAGGGCTTTGACCCGATCGTCCACGCCGGCTTCGGTGATCACAACGCCAGCCCAGGAATGTCCGACGAGGATGATCGGACCAGTCTGCGCAGTGATCGCACGCTTGGTGGCGGCAACGTCGGCCGCGAGGGACGATAGGGGAAGTTGGACTGCCACGACTTTGAGGCCTTGGGCCTGAAGCAGCGGGATCACTCTATTCCATGACGAACCGTCTGCGAATGCACCGTGGACAAGAATGACAGTGGTAGGTACGGTTTGCGCGAATGCGGGCCTCGAGTACGTGGCGCATATTGCGGCGAATAACAGCGTGAGTTTCAGAGACCAAACCTTGAACGATTTCATTTCACTCTCCTGGCAGATGGTTAGGGTTGACACGACACGAAGATGCACGGGAGTTGCTTTAGGAAGCGGCTCCCACCGTTTCCTGGGGCGCCATAGAGTACTGCGCTCCTGTTCTTCTCTTAGGTGGCTGAGTAGCGCTCCTTGCTGGCGGTTGGACACAGCCACGTCAATAATTGACGGGAACATCCCTATCCGAAATAGCGGAGAGCGGTTCTAGGCTGCGTGGGAAGTCTTTTTTTGGGGGGTATCGGTGAGCCGTGGGCAATCGCAGTCCCTCGTGGATGGTGGCAGCCTTCAACTCACTCGATGCGTTTGCAGTGGTTCGATTCGTGCGCATAAGACCCGGGACCTAGGCTACAGTTGCGATCCTACATGCTGAATTCGAAAGCAAGGTAAGAGGCGTTTGCGTGCCAGGGGATGTTGTGAAGGTTGCTCTAGACATCACAAGCGAGCCCATTCTGTGCCCTCATGAGTTTCTCCCCCTCGTCCTAGTGTTTATGGCTGAGTAGGCTGAAGCCCAGAACGGCCAGGACGATCCCAGCTACGGCTACATACAGCCAATCCCGTTCGATCGCATACCCGATCCCAACGCAGACGACACGAAGCATAGGGGTTGCGATCAGCAGGAGGATTCCGAGCTGCACTATTGCCAATGCGTGCCCATGGAATGCGCCCATCGCAATTTGCGGAACGAACCGCAAGGCATCCGGTTCGCCGATAAATGAGTGAAAGGCTGCGGGAGCTGCCCTATGGCGGAGCAACAACAGAACACCGCCAACGAAGATCACCATACCGGCCCCCGCCGTGGTCCATCGGAGGACGGCGGTCATGCTCCGTTTAATCGATTCGTACGCATCTATCGGTTCCACGATCTTCATGACAATTTCCCAGTCAGCCCGTTGAAGATCATCTCCGCTCCAAGCAGAGCAATCACAATCGCAAAGATGATGCGCATGGGCCTTACCCTTGCTGTCTGCAAAACGCGCGCCCCGAGCAATGATCCAAGAAGCACACCGATCGTCACGGGCATGGCAACGGCGGGATTGATGTAGCCCCGGCGCAGGTATACGCCAGCGCTTGCGACTGCGGTCACGCCGATCATGAAATTGCTGGTCGCCGTCGAAACCTTGAACGGTATTTGCATTGCCCCATCCAGCACTAGGACCTTGACCGCGCCCGAACCAATCCCAAGCAGTCCCGAGAGTGTCCCTGCCCCGAACATCAGCCCGAAGCCCAATGGCACCCTCCGGGCGGAGTAAGGCAACAGCTTTCCTTCGTGCGGATAACTTCCGACTAGCCGGAGCTTCGCGGCAAGTGCATCCGGCGCGCGACCTGTGGTGTCCTGCTTCCTGGACCCCATCGAGGAGGAAGCCGAGTAGAGGAGCACCCCGCCAAACAGTATGGCGATCCACTTGGTCGGCGTGCTCGCTGAAAGAAACGCCCCGCAGATTGCGCCGAGGGTGGTTGCTATCTCGAGAAATAATCCAAGCCGCGTGTTGGAGAATCCCTCCTGTCTATGTGCGGCCTGTGCGCCGGCGGAAGTGCCGATGACCGAGATCAAAGACGCTCCAATGGCGTAGTGCACATCGACATGGAGGCCGAGGACGAGCATGGGCACAATGACCACGCCGCCCCCCAACCCCGAAAGCGAACCGAGGAATCCGGCAGCCAGAGATCCGCCCCATGCCAACGCTGCGAACTCGAGTTGAGTCATTCTCCTCCTCCACTCGAACGCTCTGGAGACCTACGCCTCATATCTCGCCATGCTCTAGCGGACAAGTCCGCTGGATTCGATTTGTAGCTCCGCGGCCTTAGCGAAGATCGCGCTCAAATGGGCTGAGGGGTGAACCGTATCGGCGAACATGAACGATTCAGCTGCGTCTGGCGTTGTGAATGTCGCGGGGGAACAGAACAATGACTCGCCGAAGAACGTGGGGTTCTGCAGGCTCAAGGCAGTAGCTTTCCCGATCTGGGCTTCCAGGTTGCAAGCCATGCCGGTGTTCGACACCTTGAATCCGAACTCCTGGAAGTTTGCGACCACGTTGTCGATGATGCCGAAGCTGTCGAGCACGACAATTTTGTCGAGTTGATTCTTGCTCTTCAGTTGACCCAGCAGGGTCGAGTTGAAGAGCTGGGAGATCTGGGTGAGCGACTGGCCGTGGTCCGCACTGGAGACGCCCTGCGGAGTGGTGCCAATGTCGGGGAGACTCATCAGGACTACGTGTGTCGCGCCTTTTGCGATGACAACCTCGACTACGTCGGCCAGATCTAATGCCGACTGAGCGATTGCCTGCTCGGCTGCCTGGAGTGCGGCAGGGGTGCCTACCTGTTCGGCGACCGCCAAATTGAAGAAGATATCGTTAGCTCCTCCGTTGATGATGACGAGCTGATTGGGATGGAACCGCTGGTGTTCGGAGAGATACCGGTTGAGCTGCTCCGTGACTGGGATGGTGGTCTCCTCAGAGAAGTCGGCATTCGGAGTTCCGGCGGCCGCATGATTGATGCCAGGCTGCAATGCGACCCGAGATCCGCCTTCGGCGTAGTCGAGGCCGCCAGATGGCTTGAGTGGTTCTCCGAATCCTCCCTGAAATGCAGGCAGGAGCACGTCCCCATAGGTGCAAGCAATGTCTTGTACATAGACTTTGGAGGGGTTGGTGGTGAACTCTCCGCCGTCGAATTTGGCTTTGGCGAATTGCTGATATGTGCCGGTATCCAGCAGGCTGTCCCCGAATGCGACTACCTGCAGCTTAGCGCCACCCGGTGGGGTTCGTGCGGTCGAGTCGAACTGGCAAGCGGCGTGTAGCGATGTGGAACTGAGGACAGTCGCGATCAGGATTGCCGCGATGGAAAGCATCGCTCTATGGGGTGGGGTGGATTTTGTGACGGTCTTCTGGTATTTCATAGCGTTGATTCCTTAGTCTTGGGGAGGGGCACAGACATTTCGCATTCTGGGCGCGTGGCCACACATGACTCATGCCGACTCTGCCCCAGTGTTGAAGTGGGACAGAGTCGTCATGAGCTGAGTGGATCGGGGAGGC encodes:
- a CDS encoding SGNH/GDSL hydrolase family protein: MKYQKTVTKSTPPHRAMLSIAAILIATVLSSTSLHAACQFDSTARTPPGGAKLQVVAFGDSLLDTGTYQQFAKAKFDGGEFTTNPSKVYVQDIACTYGDVLLPAFQGGFGEPLKPSGGLDYAEGGSRVALQPGINHAAAGTPNADFSEETTIPVTEQLNRYLSEHQRFHPNQLVIINGGANDIFFNLAVAEQVGTPAALQAAEQAIAQSALDLADVVEVVIAKGATHVVLMSLPDIGTTPQGVSSADHGQSLTQISQLFNSTLLGQLKSKNQLDKIVVLDSFGIIDNVVANFQEFGFKVSNTGMACNLEAQIGKATALSLQNPTFFGESLFCSPATFTTPDAAESFMFADTVHPSAHLSAIFAKAAELQIESSGLVR
- a CDS encoding sigma factor-like helix-turn-helix DNA-binding protein, producing the protein MQTKYNTTSDSETHCIECVDAMYRYALFLTCNPEDAEGLVQETYARALQLIGNPWGGGNAKKGLFAILRDIWLHDVGRSHPKSDESPVRRRGPHSAVGYPGGLHHASASGIEDEQVRIAVRSLPVPYCEVILLREFEDLSYHSIATVLGCPVGTVVARLSQARTALRELLAA
- a CDS encoding alpha/beta fold hydrolase; the protein is MKSFKVWSLKLTLLFAAICATYSRPAFAQTVPTTVILVHGAFADGSSWNRVIPLLQAQGLKVVAVQLPLSSLAADVAATKRAITAQTGPIILVGHSWAGVVITEAGVDDRVKALVYVSAFAPSEGQSAGEMGKPYPTPPGLLHPIADSSGYLTLSPGDIAKHFAPDVPAAESNLLAVTQGPIRAANFDEPVSAAAWKTKPSWLIAGEQDQMIDPALYKAEAEKIHAKATWLASGHVPMLSHPDAVTAVIVEAAHSIARSSR
- a CDS encoding response regulator — its product is MEGPKRIRVMSVEDHPIFREGLNSMITSEPDLHLVAEAISGSEAVAAFRTHRPDITLMDFRMPGLDGIAALKAIRREFQSARIIMLTTSEGDVEIRKALRAGASAYMLKSMPKAEILAAIRSVHDGGRCVPPEVAAKIAMHLGGEHLTVRELEVLALIRDGHANKQVADILGIAETTVNFHISNLVKKLKANDRTHAMAIAVRRGFLEI
- a CDS encoding DUF1634 domain-containing protein — protein: MKIVEPIDAYESIKRSMTAVLRWTTAGAGMVIFVGGVLLLLRHRAAPAAFHSFIGEPDALRFVPQIAMGAFHGHALAIVQLGILLLIATPMLRVVCVGIGYAIERDWLYVAVAGIVLAVLGFSLLSHKH
- a CDS encoding sulfite exporter TauE/SafE family protein, yielding MTQLEFAALAWGGSLAAGFLGSLSGLGGGVVIVPMLVLGLHVDVHYAIGASLISVIGTSAGAQAAHRQEGFSNTRLGLFLEIATTLGAICGAFLSASTPTKWIAILFGGVLLYSASSSMGSRKQDTTGRAPDALAAKLRLVGSYPHEGKLLPYSARRVPLGFGLMFGAGTLSGLLGIGSGAVKVLVLDGAMQIPFKVSTATSNFMIGVTAVASAGVYLRRGYINPAVAMPVTIGVLLGSLLGARVLQTARVRPMRIIFAIVIALLGAEMIFNGLTGKLS